One genomic window of Micromonospora sp. WMMD1128 includes the following:
- a CDS encoding histone deacetylase, producing MLSGPRQPPGRALGVPLLWYVAYGSNLHAARLAWYLRGGQPPGGLRTYPGCRDCRPPRRTVPAVIPGGVYFAGESRAWTGGMAFYDPELPGGAAVRGYLVTVEQFADIAAQEMYRPPGADLARILAAVETGRATLGPGRYETLLRVGERDGLPMLTFTTGHRAVEVPWTRPAPVYLGMLARGLREAHGWDVAGIVDYLTGRPGVAGRWTRAALRTLVASQISDRPSGGTVEFGQTAVGAGPSGVIGRSVRDGWPGGSYSGEEGCQGKVFRVT from the coding sequence ATGCTCAGCGGTCCGCGTCAGCCACCCGGCCGGGCGCTGGGCGTGCCGCTGCTCTGGTACGTCGCGTACGGGTCCAACCTGCACGCGGCGCGGCTCGCCTGGTATCTGCGTGGCGGGCAGCCACCGGGCGGGCTGCGCACGTACCCGGGTTGCCGGGACTGCCGGCCGCCGCGGCGGACGGTGCCGGCGGTGATTCCCGGCGGGGTCTACTTCGCCGGCGAGTCCCGGGCCTGGACCGGCGGCATGGCGTTCTACGACCCGGAGCTGCCGGGCGGCGCGGCGGTCCGCGGCTACCTGGTGACGGTCGAGCAGTTCGCCGACATCGCCGCCCAGGAGATGTACCGGCCGCCCGGCGCGGACCTGGCGCGGATCCTCGCGGCCGTCGAAACCGGCCGGGCCACGCTCGGTCCGGGACGGTACGAGACGTTGCTGCGGGTCGGCGAACGCGACGGCCTGCCGATGCTCACCTTCACCACCGGCCACCGGGCGGTGGAGGTGCCCTGGACCCGACCGGCCCCGGTCTATCTCGGCATGCTGGCGCGCGGGTTGCGGGAGGCGCACGGCTGGGACGTCGCGGGGATCGTCGACTACCTGACGGGTCGGCCGGGCGTCGCCGGGCGGTGGACCCGGGCGGCGCTCCGCACGCTTGTCGCCTCCCAGATCTCCGACCGACCCTCCGGCGGCACGGTCGAGTTCGGACAGACCGCCGTGGGTGCCGGACCGTCGGGTGTGATCGGCCGTTCGGTTCGCGATGGATGGCCCGGCGGGAGTTATTCCGGGGAGGAAGGTTGCCAGGGCAAGGTTTTCCGCGTGACATGA
- a CDS encoding MFS transporter, producing the protein MSPAPALRTGSAAGRGTLLAAILASGMVFLDSTVVNVALPRLGAELGATVSGLQWTVNGYLLMLAAFVLLGGALGDRFGRRRIFLLGVVWFAVASVLCGLAQDTGWLIAARFLQGAGGALLTPGSLSVLQASFHPDDRGRAIGTWSGLSGVSTALGPLVGGWLIDTFSWRWIFFVNLPLAVGVVLAAMRWVPESRDETVSRTGGGHGFDVTGALLGALALGGVTYALIDAPARGASPTVLAAAVVGVAAVAVFVFVERRRGDTAMLPTALFGSRLFSVLNVFTVVVYAALGGFTFFLAVYLQNVVGWSALLTGLATVPMTVLLLVGSPRAGALSARIGPRLPLTVGPVVAAAGLLLLRRVGPGASYWTDVLPGVVLFGAGLTLVVAPLTTSVLGAVSDRFAGVASGFNNAASRAGGLLAVAALPLLVGLSGTGYEQKGALAHAYRGAMAWCAGLLLAGALLAVVLIHRPRK; encoded by the coding sequence ATCTCTCCCGCTCCCGCGCTGCGTACCGGCTCCGCCGCAGGACGCGGCACGCTGCTCGCCGCGATCCTCGCCTCCGGCATGGTCTTCCTGGACAGCACCGTGGTCAACGTCGCACTGCCGCGACTCGGCGCGGAACTGGGCGCCACCGTGTCCGGCCTACAGTGGACCGTGAACGGCTACCTGCTCATGCTGGCCGCGTTCGTGCTGCTCGGCGGCGCGCTCGGCGACCGGTTCGGCAGGCGCCGGATCTTCCTGCTCGGGGTGGTCTGGTTCGCGGTCGCGTCGGTGCTCTGCGGACTGGCCCAAGATACCGGCTGGCTCATCGCCGCCCGGTTCCTCCAGGGCGCGGGCGGCGCGTTGCTCACCCCCGGCTCACTCTCCGTGCTCCAGGCCAGCTTCCACCCGGACGACCGGGGCCGGGCGATCGGCACCTGGTCCGGCCTCTCCGGCGTGTCCACCGCGCTCGGGCCGCTCGTCGGCGGCTGGCTGATCGACACGTTCTCCTGGCGGTGGATCTTCTTCGTCAACCTCCCGCTGGCCGTGGGCGTGGTGCTCGCCGCGATGCGTTGGGTGCCGGAGAGCCGCGACGAGACGGTCTCGCGTACCGGAGGAGGGCACGGGTTCGACGTGACCGGTGCGTTGCTCGGCGCGCTGGCGCTCGGCGGCGTCACGTACGCGCTGATCGACGCCCCGGCGCGCGGCGCCTCCCCGACGGTGCTCGCCGCGGCGGTGGTCGGGGTGGCCGCCGTGGCGGTCTTCGTGTTCGTCGAACGGCGACGCGGCGACACCGCGATGCTGCCCACCGCGCTGTTCGGCAGCCGGCTCTTCTCCGTGCTCAACGTGTTCACCGTGGTGGTGTACGCGGCGCTCGGCGGGTTCACCTTCTTCCTCGCCGTCTACCTGCAGAACGTGGTCGGCTGGTCGGCGCTGCTCACCGGCCTGGCCACGGTGCCGATGACGGTGCTGCTGCTCGTCGGCTCGCCGCGGGCCGGCGCGCTCTCCGCCCGGATCGGGCCCCGGCTGCCGCTCACCGTCGGCCCGGTCGTCGCCGCGGCGGGCCTGCTGCTGCTGCGTCGCGTCGGCCCGGGCGCTTCCTACTGGACGGACGTGCTGCCCGGCGTGGTGCTGTTCGGCGCCGGGCTGACCCTCGTGGTCGCGCCGCTGACCACGTCGGTGCTCGGCGCCGTGTCGGACCGGTTCGCCGGGGTGGCGAGCGGCTTCAACAACGCCGCCTCCCGGGCCGGCGGCCTGCTCGCGGTGGCGGCGCTGCCGCTGCTGGTCGGGCTCTCCGGCACCGGGTACGAGCAGAAGGGCGCGTTGGCGCACGCCTACCGGGGCGCGATGGCGTGGTGCGCGGGGCTGCTGCTCGCCGGCGCGCTGCTGGCCGTCGTGCTCATCCACCGCCCCCGGAAGTAA
- a CDS encoding bifunctional metallophosphatase/5'-nucleotidase, protein MSVPGMRRRAAVGLAALTATAFTAVAVHPDQAEAHSKPVDVQLLAINDLHGNLEPPTGSSGTIDGQTAGGVEYLASHLKAMRAAAKKQGKGTVTVAAGDLIGASPLLSAAFHDEPTIEEMNLAGLEFASVGNHEFDEGATELLRMQRGGCHPVDGCADGTPFKGAKFKYLSANAFKTSTGLPLMQPFGIKIVKGVPIGFIGMTLEGTPNIVSQQGVAGLRFTDEADTANKYAKILRLLGVKSIVVLLHEGGVQNGGGINDCTGFSGPIVDIANRMDPAIDVIVSGHTHAAYNCNINGKLVTSASSFGRLVTDINLKIDPRTRDVISASANNVVVTRDVAKDPASTELINRYKTALGPVADRVVGETSEAITKTQENLYQTGVDANGQPTYQTGESPLGNLIADSQLAATDNEQNAVAAFMNPGGVRADIDAGPVTYAEAFTVQPFANNLVTLDLTGAQLYCMLEQQFTVARVLYASSSVHYVVDVDGTTAPAGTPCAGTRVVRGSLTINGTPVTDTATYRITVNNFLSGGGDGFSVLTGGTNAVTGQIDLDALTAYLTEKSPVSAPALDRIQTTAEVPAA, encoded by the coding sequence ATGTCCGTCCCCGGGATGCGCCGCCGGGCCGCCGTCGGCCTGGCCGCACTCACCGCGACCGCGTTCACCGCGGTCGCCGTTCACCCCGACCAGGCCGAGGCCCACTCGAAGCCGGTCGACGTCCAACTGCTCGCCATCAACGACCTGCACGGCAACCTGGAGCCACCGACCGGGTCCAGCGGCACCATCGACGGGCAGACCGCCGGTGGCGTGGAATACCTGGCCAGCCACCTCAAGGCCATGCGCGCGGCGGCCAAGAAGCAGGGCAAGGGCACGGTCACGGTCGCCGCGGGCGACCTGATCGGCGCCTCGCCGCTGCTCTCCGCCGCCTTCCACGACGAGCCCACCATCGAGGAGATGAACCTCGCCGGGCTCGAGTTCGCAAGCGTCGGCAACCACGAGTTCGACGAGGGCGCCACCGAATTGCTGCGGATGCAGCGCGGCGGTTGCCACCCGGTGGACGGCTGCGCCGACGGCACCCCGTTCAAGGGCGCCAAGTTCAAGTACCTCTCGGCGAACGCGTTCAAGACCTCCACCGGCCTGCCGCTGATGCAGCCGTTCGGCATCAAGATCGTCAAGGGTGTGCCGATCGGCTTCATCGGGATGACCCTGGAGGGCACCCCGAACATCGTCAGCCAGCAGGGCGTCGCCGGACTGCGCTTCACCGACGAGGCCGACACCGCCAACAAGTACGCCAAGATCCTGCGACTGCTCGGCGTCAAGAGCATCGTGGTGCTGCTGCACGAGGGCGGCGTGCAGAACGGCGGCGGCATCAACGACTGCACCGGGTTCAGCGGGCCGATCGTCGACATCGCCAACCGGATGGACCCGGCCATCGACGTGATCGTCAGCGGGCACACCCACGCCGCGTACAACTGCAACATCAACGGCAAGCTGGTCACCAGCGCCAGCTCGTTCGGCCGCCTCGTCACCGACATCAACCTGAAGATCGACCCGCGTACCCGGGACGTCATCAGCGCGTCGGCGAACAACGTCGTGGTCACCCGCGACGTGGCCAAGGACCCGGCCTCGACCGAGCTGATCAACAGGTACAAGACCGCGCTTGGCCCGGTGGCCGACCGGGTGGTCGGCGAGACCAGCGAGGCGATCACCAAGACCCAGGAGAACCTGTACCAGACCGGGGTCGACGCCAACGGCCAGCCGACCTACCAGACCGGTGAGTCGCCGCTGGGCAACCTCATCGCCGACTCACAACTCGCCGCCACCGACAACGAGCAGAACGCCGTCGCCGCGTTCATGAACCCCGGCGGCGTACGCGCCGACATCGACGCCGGCCCGGTCACCTACGCCGAGGCGTTCACCGTCCAGCCGTTCGCCAACAACCTGGTGACGCTGGACCTGACCGGGGCGCAGCTCTACTGCATGCTGGAGCAGCAGTTCACCGTGGCCCGGGTGCTCTACGCCTCGTCGAGCGTGCACTACGTCGTCGACGTCGACGGCACCACCGCGCCGGCCGGCACGCCGTGCGCCGGCACCCGCGTGGTCCGGGGCAGCCTCACCATCAACGGCACCCCGGTGACCGACACCGCCACGTACCGGATCACGGTGAACAACTTCCTCTCCGGTGGTGGCGACGGCTTCAGCGTCCTGACCGGCGGCACCAACGCGGTCACCGGCCAGATCGACCTGGACGCCCTCACCGCGTACCTGACCGAGAAGTCGCCGGTGTCCGCGCCGGCGCTGGACCGGATCCAGACCACCGCGGAGGTCCCCGCCGCCTGA
- a CDS encoding aspartate kinase encodes MALVVQKYGGSSVANAERIKRVAERIVAARKAGDDVVVVVSAMGDTTDELLDLANQVSPLPPGRELDMLLTAGERISMALLAMAIHNLGYEARSFTGSQAGVITTSVHGRARIIDVTPGRLKGALDEGAVVIVAGFQGVSQDTKDVTTLGRGGSDTTAVALAAALHADVCEIYTDVDGIFTADPRIVPNARHIERITYEETLELAACGAKVLHLRSVEYARRAGLPIHVRSSYSTNTGTMVTGSMEDLPVEQALITGVAHDRSEAKITIVGVPDEPGAAARIFDTVAGAEINIDMIVQNVSTEGTGRTDISFTLPKADGPTAMAALSKIQEPVKFKGLLYDDHVGKVSLIGAGMRSHPGVAAGFFAALGTAGVNIEMISTSEIRVSVVCRDTDLDKAVKAIHDAFELGGDTEAVVYAGTGR; translated from the coding sequence GTGGCACTCGTGGTGCAGAAGTACGGCGGGTCCTCCGTCGCCAACGCCGAGCGGATCAAGCGGGTGGCCGAGCGCATCGTGGCGGCCCGCAAGGCAGGTGACGACGTCGTCGTGGTGGTCTCCGCCATGGGCGACACCACCGACGAATTGCTCGACCTGGCCAACCAGGTCAGCCCGCTGCCGCCGGGCCGCGAGCTGGACATGCTGCTCACCGCCGGGGAGCGGATCTCCATGGCGCTGCTCGCCATGGCCATCCACAACCTGGGGTACGAAGCCCGCTCGTTCACCGGCTCGCAGGCCGGCGTGATCACCACCTCGGTGCACGGCCGGGCCCGGATCATCGACGTGACTCCGGGGCGGCTCAAGGGCGCGCTGGACGAGGGCGCGGTGGTCATCGTCGCCGGTTTCCAGGGCGTCTCGCAGGACACCAAGGACGTCACCACCCTCGGCCGGGGCGGTTCGGACACCACCGCGGTGGCGCTCGCCGCCGCGCTCCACGCGGACGTCTGCGAGATCTACACCGACGTGGACGGCATCTTCACCGCCGACCCGCGGATCGTGCCGAACGCCCGGCACATCGAGCGGATCACCTACGAGGAGACGCTGGAGCTGGCCGCCTGCGGCGCGAAGGTGCTGCACCTGCGCAGCGTGGAGTACGCCCGACGCGCGGGGTTGCCGATCCACGTCCGTTCGTCATACTCGACCAACACCGGCACGATGGTCACCGGATCGATGGAGGACCTTCCTGTGGAACAGGCACTGATCACCGGCGTCGCCCACGACCGCAGCGAAGCGAAGATCACCATCGTCGGGGTGCCCGACGAGCCGGGCGCCGCCGCGCGGATCTTCGACACCGTGGCCGGTGCCGAGATCAACATCGACATGATCGTGCAGAACGTGTCCACCGAGGGCACCGGCCGCACCGACATCTCGTTCACGCTGCCCAAGGCGGACGGTCCGACCGCGATGGCCGCGCTCAGCAAGATCCAGGAGCCGGTCAAGTTCAAGGGCCTGCTCTACGACGACCACGTCGGCAAGGTCTCGCTGATCGGCGCCGGCATGCGTTCGCACCCGGGCGTCGCCGCCGGCTTCTTCGCCGCCCTCGGCACCGCCGGCGTGAACATCGAAATGATCTCCACCTCGGAGATCCGGGTCTCCGTGGTCTGCCGGGACACCGACCTGGACAAGGCGGTCAAGGCCATCCACGACGCCTTCGAGCTGGGTGGTGACACCGAAGCCGTCGTCTACGCCGGCACCGGGCGGTAA
- a CDS encoding aspartate-semialdehyde dehydrogenase, whose product MASLPTLAVVGATGAVGTVMCQILSSRRNVWGEIRLLASERSAGRRVPCRGEELTVRALTAEAFDGVDVAMFDVPDDVSAEWAPVAVARGAVVVDNSGAFRMERDVPLVVPEINPEQVRDRPRGIVANANCTTLAMIVAIAPLHREYGLRELVLASYQAASGAGQAGADALHLQLGKVAGDRGLGSRAGDVRQAVGDELGPFPAPLALNVVPWTGSLGDGGWSTEELKLRNESRKILGLPDLKVSATCVRVPVVTGHSVAVHAVFATEVDAEGARQALRNAPGVILVDDPAAGEFPMPIDAVGTDPSWVGRIRRAVDDPRALDLFVTGDNLRKGAALNTAQIAELLAKDLTR is encoded by the coding sequence ATGGCGTCGCTGCCCACCCTCGCCGTGGTCGGGGCGACAGGTGCCGTCGGCACGGTGATGTGCCAGATCCTCTCGTCCCGGCGCAACGTGTGGGGCGAGATCCGGCTGCTCGCCTCCGAGCGCTCGGCCGGCCGGCGGGTGCCGTGCCGGGGTGAGGAACTGACCGTGCGGGCCCTCACCGCCGAGGCGTTCGACGGTGTCGACGTGGCGATGTTCGACGTGCCCGACGACGTCTCGGCCGAGTGGGCGCCGGTCGCGGTGGCCCGTGGCGCGGTGGTGGTGGACAACTCGGGCGCGTTCCGGATGGAGCGGGACGTGCCGCTCGTGGTTCCCGAGATCAACCCCGAGCAGGTACGCGACCGGCCCCGGGGCATCGTCGCCAACGCCAACTGCACCACCCTGGCGATGATCGTGGCAATTGCTCCGCTGCACCGGGAGTACGGCCTGCGCGAGCTGGTCCTCGCCTCCTACCAGGCGGCCTCCGGGGCGGGACAGGCCGGGGCGGACGCGCTGCACCTGCAACTCGGCAAGGTCGCCGGGGACCGCGGGCTCGGCTCCCGGGCCGGCGACGTGCGCCAGGCGGTCGGCGACGAGCTGGGCCCGTTCCCGGCCCCGCTGGCGCTCAACGTGGTGCCCTGGACGGGCTCGCTCGGCGACGGCGGCTGGTCCACCGAGGAGCTGAAGCTGCGCAACGAGTCGCGCAAGATCCTCGGCCTGCCCGACCTGAAGGTCTCCGCCACCTGCGTACGGGTGCCGGTGGTGACCGGCCACTCGGTCGCCGTGCACGCGGTCTTCGCCACCGAGGTGGACGCCGAGGGCGCCCGCCAGGCGCTGCGTAACGCACCGGGGGTGATCCTGGTCGACGACCCCGCCGCCGGTGAGTTTCCGATGCCGATCGACGCGGTCGGCACCGACCCGTCCTGGGTCGGCCGGATCCGCCGCGCGGTGGACGACCCCCGCGCCCTGGACCTCTTCGTCACAGGTGACAACCTCCGCAAGGGCGCCGCCCTGAACACCGCCCAGATAGCCGAACTCCTGGCCAAGGACCTGACCCGCTAG
- a CDS encoding nitroreductase family protein: protein MTDLTPLLAFRWSPRAFDPDAELTADEVATLLEAARWAPSAGNAQPWRFALGRRQSETWKRILVGLPEADQGWARHAAALLLAAHAGGEPERTAYDLGQAVAHLTVQATALGLHVRQLTRLDRARLATELDLPDDVRPLAVAAVGRLGDPATLPPDLYARETALRRRRPLPALLLH, encoded by the coding sequence ATGACCGATCTGACCCCGCTACTCGCCTTCCGCTGGAGTCCCCGCGCGTTCGACCCCGACGCGGAGCTGACCGCCGACGAGGTGGCCACCCTGCTGGAGGCGGCCCGCTGGGCGCCCTCGGCCGGCAACGCCCAACCGTGGCGGTTCGCGCTCGGACGCCGGCAGAGCGAAACCTGGAAGCGGATCCTGGTCGGCCTGCCCGAAGCCGACCAGGGCTGGGCACGGCACGCCGCCGCCCTGCTGCTCGCCGCGCACGCCGGCGGCGAACCGGAACGCACCGCGTACGACCTGGGTCAGGCGGTCGCCCACCTCACCGTGCAGGCCACCGCGCTCGGCCTGCACGTACGCCAGCTCACCCGCCTCGACCGCGCCCGCCTCGCCACCGAACTGGACCTGCCCGACGACGTCCGGCCGTTGGCGGTGGCCGCGGTCGGCCGGCTCGGCGACCCGGCCACGCTCCCGCCGGACCTGTACGCCCGGGAGACCGCGCTCCGCCGCCGCCGGCCCCTGCCCGCCCTGCTCCTGCACTGA
- a CDS encoding HNH endonuclease family protein, giving the protein MRTRSGVRAGLTAALSAVLALGAAGCDPAVTEPDAPPSASGNVNQQLGELTVATAASMKGYSRSRFPHWRDTGKNCDVRDSVLQKDGEGIKLSGCNVVGGRWESVYDGVVLTDPSDVDIDHTVPLANAWRSGADEWDDSKRGDYANDLTRPQLIAVSARSNRSKGDQDPSQWKPTNRSYWCQYAADWVTVKHYWRLTVTSAEKAALTDMLEGCTWASKP; this is encoded by the coding sequence GTGCGTACGAGATCAGGAGTTCGAGCCGGGCTGACCGCCGCGCTCAGCGCGGTGCTCGCCCTCGGCGCGGCCGGCTGTGACCCCGCGGTCACCGAGCCGGACGCGCCGCCGAGTGCCTCGGGGAACGTGAACCAGCAGCTCGGCGAGCTGACGGTGGCCACTGCCGCGTCGATGAAGGGTTACAGCCGCTCCCGGTTCCCGCACTGGCGGGACACCGGCAAGAACTGTGACGTGCGGGACAGCGTCCTCCAGAAGGACGGTGAGGGCATCAAGCTCTCCGGCTGCAACGTGGTCGGTGGGCGCTGGGAGAGCGTGTACGACGGGGTGGTGCTAACCGACCCGTCGGACGTGGACATCGACCACACCGTGCCGCTTGCGAACGCCTGGCGTTCCGGCGCGGACGAGTGGGACGACTCGAAGCGGGGCGATTACGCCAACGATCTGACCCGCCCGCAGCTCATCGCGGTTTCCGCGCGCTCCAACCGGTCAAAGGGTGACCAGGACCCGTCCCAGTGGAAGCCGACGAACCGGTCGTACTGGTGCCAGTACGCGGCGGACTGGGTGACGGTCAAGCACTACTGGCGGCTGACGGTGACGAGTGCCGAGAAAGCCGCCCTCACCGACATGCTGGAGGGCTGCACATGGGCGAGCAAGCCGTGA
- a CDS encoding sensor domain-containing diguanylate cyclase has protein sequence MDHERVLRDVTARLPTASTVPEACQWTVAALARHTPATATVLLRVHDRLRCVAATGAWQVFSHVSATTDGTAPARHRPEPSVVRRVYTSGETAAVPDVAADPDYLPVRPDVTAELCVPVRDPAGAPIGVLDLQWSGPVTLAPWQATAERLADRLGARIAALGGPPAESRSEKLLRHAAAFTAAPTDWDLMAAAIAAARDVSALSAAVLVLTGRHGPRLGAATDTPGELETRIRAELAEAGPAALEKMIERAHRYGSAYTLGEAGHPPTEEYLPLTRAGAYTLVAVPVGAPSAGGVLLVADERSLRPDPTTVNLIELLAGQAWTCLDRLRTLARLREQASSDPLTGLRHTGPFGRRIASATPGRTALLAIDVDGFKDVNDTYGHQAGDRLLVGLARALEGALRQGDELYRTGGDEFVAVIEVSHPQEAVGIAERLTDAARRTGRTISVGVALPRQGESPERTLHRADQALYAVKRHGRDGVHLSAA, from the coding sequence GTGGATCACGAGCGAGTCCTCCGCGACGTCACGGCGCGCCTCCCCACGGCGTCGACCGTGCCCGAGGCGTGCCAGTGGACCGTGGCCGCGCTCGCCCGGCACACCCCGGCGACCGCCACCGTCCTGCTCCGCGTCCACGACCGTCTCCGATGCGTCGCCGCCACCGGCGCCTGGCAGGTCTTCTCGCACGTGTCGGCCACGACCGACGGCACGGCGCCGGCGCGGCACCGGCCCGAACCGTCGGTGGTGCGGCGGGTCTACACCTCCGGCGAGACCGCCGCCGTTCCCGACGTCGCCGCCGATCCCGACTACCTCCCGGTCCGCCCGGACGTCACCGCTGAACTCTGCGTGCCGGTACGCGACCCGGCCGGCGCCCCGATCGGCGTGCTCGACCTCCAGTGGAGCGGACCGGTCACGCTCGCGCCGTGGCAGGCGACCGCCGAACGGCTGGCCGACCGGCTCGGCGCCCGGATCGCGGCGCTCGGCGGGCCACCCGCCGAAAGCCGCAGCGAGAAGCTGCTCCGGCACGCCGCCGCGTTCACCGCCGCCCCGACCGACTGGGACCTGATGGCCGCCGCGATCGCCGCGGCGCGGGACGTGTCCGCGCTCTCCGCAGCCGTGCTGGTGCTCACCGGCCGCCACGGACCCCGGCTGGGCGCGGCCACCGACACCCCGGGCGAGCTGGAGACCCGGATCCGGGCCGAGTTGGCCGAGGCGGGCCCGGCCGCGTTGGAGAAGATGATCGAGCGCGCCCACCGGTACGGCTCGGCGTACACGCTCGGCGAGGCGGGGCACCCGCCGACCGAGGAATACCTGCCGCTGACCCGGGCCGGCGCGTACACACTCGTGGCGGTGCCGGTCGGCGCGCCGTCCGCCGGTGGGGTGCTGCTGGTCGCCGACGAACGGTCGCTACGGCCGGACCCGACCACGGTCAACCTGATCGAGCTGCTGGCCGGGCAGGCGTGGACCTGCCTCGACCGGCTGCGTACCCTGGCGCGACTACGCGAGCAGGCCAGCTCCGACCCGCTCACCGGGCTCCGGCACACCGGGCCGTTCGGGCGGCGGATCGCCAGCGCCACGCCGGGGCGTACCGCCCTGCTGGCGATCGACGTCGACGGGTTCAAGGACGTCAACGACACGTACGGCCACCAGGCCGGCGACCGCCTGCTGGTGGGGCTGGCCCGGGCGCTTGAGGGCGCGCTGCGGCAGGGCGACGAGCTGTACCGGACCGGCGGCGACGAGTTCGTCGCGGTGATCGAGGTGAGCCATCCGCAGGAGGCGGTCGGGATCGCCGAGCGGCTCACCGACGCGGCCCGACGCACCGGCCGGACGATAAGCGTCGGCGTCGCGCTGCCCCGCCAGGGCGAATCCCCCGAGCGCACCCTCCACCGAGCCGACCAGGCCCTGTACGCGGTGAAGCGCCACGGCCGGGACGGCGTCCACCTCTCCGCCGCCTAA
- the leuA gene encoding 2-isopropylmalate synthase — translation MAQPVTDTDPFARQRPSRMPIHRYLPYDKQFQVELPDRAWPTRRVEAAPRWCAVDLRDGNQALIDPMSPERKRRMFHLLVQMGYKEIEVGFPSASQTDYDFVRQLIEQDLIPEDVTIQVLTQCREHLIERTFESLRGARRAIVHFYNSTSTLQRRVVFGLDRDGITDIATQGARLCQKYAEIHTPDTDIHYEYSPESYTGTELDYALEVCAAVIEVVDPTPDRKLIVNLPATVEMATPNVYADSIEWMHRHLPRRDSLALSLHPHNDRGTGVAAAELGLLAGADRIEGCLFGNGERTGNVDLVTLGLNLFSQGIDPMIDFSNIDEIRRAVEYCNQLPVHERHPYAGDLVYTAFSGSHQDAINKGFAALHTDAAAAGVPVDEFTWAVPYLPIDPKDLGRTYEAVIRVNSQSGKGGVAYIMKSEHQLDLPRRLQIEFSGVVQSVTDHDGGEVDPGTMWEIFARNYLVDHQVDPAVTLAGYTIGTVDGKVEIDARVGFGGEVRPLTSVGNGPIDAYVNALQSLGVTVRVLDYHEHALSSGGDAQAAAYVECEVDGRTVWGVGVDANIVTASIKAVTSAANRTR, via the coding sequence ATGGCTCAACCTGTCACCGACACCGATCCGTTCGCCCGGCAGCGCCCCAGCCGGATGCCGATCCACCGTTACCTCCCGTACGACAAGCAGTTCCAGGTCGAGCTGCCGGATCGTGCCTGGCCGACCCGCCGCGTCGAGGCCGCGCCCCGGTGGTGCGCCGTCGACCTCCGCGACGGCAACCAGGCGCTGATCGACCCGATGTCCCCCGAGCGCAAGCGCCGGATGTTCCACCTGCTCGTACAGATGGGCTACAAGGAGATCGAGGTCGGCTTCCCGTCGGCCAGCCAGACCGACTACGACTTCGTCCGCCAACTGATCGAGCAGGACCTGATCCCGGAGGACGTCACCATCCAGGTGCTGACCCAGTGCCGGGAGCACCTGATCGAGCGGACCTTCGAGTCGCTGCGCGGCGCCCGCCGGGCCATCGTGCACTTCTACAACTCGACCTCCACGCTCCAGCGCCGGGTCGTCTTCGGCCTGGACCGCGACGGCATCACCGACATCGCCACCCAGGGCGCCCGGCTCTGCCAGAAGTACGCCGAGATCCACACCCCGGACACCGACATCCACTACGAGTACTCGCCGGAGTCCTACACCGGCACCGAGCTGGACTACGCGCTGGAGGTTTGCGCGGCGGTGATCGAGGTGGTCGACCCCACCCCGGACCGGAAACTGATCGTCAACCTGCCGGCCACGGTCGAGATGGCCACGCCGAACGTCTACGCCGACTCGATCGAGTGGATGCACCGGCACCTGCCCCGGCGGGACAGCCTGGCGCTGAGCCTGCACCCGCACAACGACCGGGGCACCGGCGTCGCCGCCGCCGAGCTGGGCCTGCTCGCCGGCGCCGACCGGATCGAGGGCTGCCTGTTCGGCAACGGCGAGCGCACCGGCAACGTCGACCTGGTGACGCTGGGCCTGAACCTGTTCTCCCAGGGCATCGACCCGATGATCGACTTCTCGAACATCGACGAGATCCGGCGCGCGGTCGAATACTGCAACCAACTGCCCGTGCACGAGCGCCACCCCTACGCCGGCGACCTGGTCTACACCGCCTTCTCCGGCTCCCACCAGGACGCCATCAACAAGGGCTTCGCCGCGCTGCACACCGACGCGGCGGCGGCCGGTGTGCCGGTCGACGAGTTCACCTGGGCCGTGCCCTACCTGCCGATCGACCCGAAGGACCTGGGCCGCACCTACGAGGCCGTCATCCGGGTCAACTCGCAGTCCGGCAAGGGCGGCGTCGCGTACATCATGAAGTCCGAGCACCAGCTCGACCTGCCGCGCCGGCTCCAGATCGAGTTCTCCGGCGTGGTGCAGAGCGTCACCGACCACGACGGCGGCGAGGTCGACCCGGGCACCATGTGGGAGATCTTCGCCCGCAACTACCTGGTCGACCACCAGGTCGACCCGGCGGTCACGCTGGCCGGCTACACCATCGGCACCGTCGACGGCAAGGTCGAGATCGACGCCCGGGTCGGCTTCGGCGGCGAGGTCCGGCCGCTCACCTCGGTCGGCAACGGCCCGATCGACGCGTACGTCAACGCGCTCCAGTCGCTGGGCGTGACGGTACGGGTGCTCGACTACCACGAGCACGCGCTCTCCTCCGGCGGGGACGCGCAGGCAGCCGCGTACGTGGAGTGCGAGGTGGACGGCCGGACGGTGTGGGGCGTCGGGGTGGACGCCAACATCGTCACCGCCTCGATCAAGGCGGTAACGAGCGCCGCCAACCGCACCCGCTGA